TGCGCGCAGCTTCTGGTGGCAGTACTTCTTCGATGCCATCTGGCAGCAGCCAGCGGTCTACCGTTGCCATTACGCCATTCCCCTTTGATCCGGGCGGCCAGCCCTCGGCCGAGCCTTGAGTGAAGCAGAAAATGCCCGCCCCCTGCATAAACCACGCGCAAGAGCGACGTGACGAACGGCCTGCTAGCGGCCTCGTCGGGCACTTTCCTCGAAAAACCTGTCACGCCTGCCGAATCAAACATGCAGACGCAAAAAAGCCGGGAATTTCCCGGCTGCCGCATCATACACCCGTTTTCTGAAAGGATCACCCCGCCAGGCGTTTTAGCCGCCCGACGGAGTGCGTCCTACAGAGTCACAGGCTGGTTACTTGGACTTTTCCAGGTAGCGGAAGAAGTCGCTGCTTGGGTCCAACACCATGACGTCGGTTTTGTTCGCGAAGCTTTCACGGTAGGCACGCAGGCTACGGTAGAACGCGTAGAACTCCTGGTCCTGGCCATAAGCCTTGGCGTAGATCGCCGCAGCCTGGGCATCACCATCACCACGGGCCTCTTCAGACTCGCGATAGGCTTCTGCCAGCAGTACACGACGCTGACGGTCGGCATCCGCACGGATACCCTCAGCCAGTTCGTTACCCTTGGCGCGGTGCTCACGAGCCTCACGCTCACGCTCGGTGCTCATACGCTCGAACACGCTGCGGTTCACTTCCTTCGGCAGGTCGATGGCCTTGACCCGAACATCGATCACTTCGATGCCCAGCTCTTTTTCGGCCATGGCGTTCAACGAACGCGTGATGTCAGCCATCAGCGCGTCACGCTCGCCAGAGACCACCTCGTGCAGGGTGCGCTTACCAAACTGGTCGCGCAGA
The Pseudomonas poae DNA segment above includes these coding regions:
- the hflC gene encoding protease modulator HflC: MSNKSLTALIVGVVVVIAAWNCFYIVSQTERAVLLQFGRVVQADVQPGLHVKVPYVNQVRKFDGRLMTLDAPTQRFLTLEKKAVMVDAYAKWRVKDAERFYTATSGLKQIADERLSRRLESGLRDQFGKRTLHEVVSGERDALMADITRSLNAMAEKELGIEVIDVRVKAIDLPKEVNRSVFERMSTEREREAREHRAKGNELAEGIRADADRQRRVLLAEAYRESEEARGDGDAQAAAIYAKAYGQDQEFYAFYRSLRAYRESFANKTDVMVLDPSSDFFRYLEKSK